The Leptospira levettii genome has a segment encoding these proteins:
- a CDS encoding SGNH/GDSL hydrolase family protein, whose protein sequence is MKHFRFIVIFSFLVFQSCVVFQATKVPSNNLKGTLEGDVSKSPKIVFLGDSITHGRVSYDYVESIRKNPKLTNALVVNEGINSRLTVQILEQLDSVIKLQPDYVFIMIGTNDLKATLSKEEYEQYANLWKLKEPVTENSFVQNLTTIVRRIQNETKTKIILFSPPILGEDPNSIPFLRSKRFAELTKEVATKQKVIYKPLHETLTTGLLSNQNLPKTPYVKNTWKMYWTILKYYSTTSTWNDLGEANGYYYLTDAIHLNERGGQVVETMVLETLFSQGI, encoded by the coding sequence ATGAAACATTTTCGATTTATTGTTATATTCTCTTTTCTTGTCTTCCAATCATGTGTTGTTTTCCAAGCAACCAAGGTACCTTCTAATAATCTAAAAGGAACATTAGAGGGAGATGTTTCTAAATCTCCCAAAATTGTTTTTTTAGGTGATAGTATTACCCATGGACGAGTGAGTTATGACTATGTCGAATCAATCCGAAAGAACCCAAAATTGACAAATGCGTTAGTTGTCAATGAAGGGATCAACAGTCGATTGACGGTACAAATCCTTGAGCAGTTGGATTCCGTAATCAAATTACAACCAGATTATGTTTTTATCATGATTGGGACCAATGATTTAAAAGCAACATTATCGAAAGAAGAATATGAACAGTATGCAAATTTATGGAAACTAAAGGAACCAGTCACTGAAAATAGTTTTGTTCAAAATCTTACAACCATAGTTCGTAGGATTCAAAATGAAACCAAAACAAAGATCATTCTTTTTTCTCCTCCCATTTTAGGAGAAGATCCAAATTCCATTCCATTTCTAAGATCCAAACGTTTTGCAGAACTTACCAAAGAAGTCGCAACAAAACAAAAAGTGATTTATAAACCACTCCATGAAACCCTAACAACTGGTTTGTTATCGAATCAAAATCTTCCGAAAACACCTTATGTTAAAAATACTTGGAAGATGTATTGGACAATTTTGAAGTATTATTCCACTACTTCGACTTGGAATGATTTAGGAGAGGCTAACGGATATTATTATCTCACTGATGCTATCCATTTGAATGAACGTGGTGGCCAAGTAGTCGAAACAATGGTTTTAGAAACTTTGTTTTCACAAGGAATATAA
- a CDS encoding TetR/AcrR family transcriptional regulator translates to MVQKKNSFKSQGRPRSEDLEPIVLKVTYEMLAKKGYYGFSLDEIVATTGIAKTTIYRRWPNKAKLAMSSVSHLISPFLEFPTNEPFNKALINQMESLSNLFNGKFGKVISTLIGAGQQDHELSESVLKEYLLPRRLAAKVFFENAIKTKQIRPLSDEDIEVCMDILYGTLYFRLLLKHKKPIFTDLRPWLELFLETLKK, encoded by the coding sequence ATGGTTCAGAAAAAAAATTCATTCAAATCCCAAGGTAGACCCAGATCGGAAGATTTGGAGCCAATCGTTTTAAAAGTTACCTATGAAATGTTAGCAAAAAAAGGGTATTATGGTTTTTCTTTAGATGAAATTGTCGCAACAACTGGCATAGCAAAAACTACCATTTACAGAAGATGGCCGAATAAGGCAAAATTAGCAATGAGTTCTGTATCTCATCTCATCTCACCTTTTTTAGAATTTCCTACAAACGAACCATTTAACAAAGCCCTTATCAACCAAATGGAATCCTTATCGAATTTATTTAATGGAAAATTTGGAAAAGTAATCTCAACTTTGATAGGTGCGGGACAACAAGATCATGAACTTTCTGAGTCCGTCCTAAAAGAATATTTATTACCAAGAAGATTGGCTGCAAAAGTTTTTTTTGAAAATGCAATTAAAACAAAACAAATTAGGCCATTAAGCGATGAAGACATAGAAGTTTGTATGGACATACTCTATGGTACTTTGTACTTCCGCCTTTTGCTGAAACACAAAAAACCTATTTTTACTGATCTTAGACCATGGTTAGAGTTGTTTTTAGAAACACTTAAGAAATAA
- a CDS encoding nuclear transport factor 2 family protein: MKPVLLLATLVLGSVGVFAKTSRISSDKVLGTFFNEFGKGNMAGVIACFHENAVITAVRNGSRNDGQLYGSYEGLKGVEDFLSNMGKEFDTKQFQVEHIVGKGNVAYASGSFLHIIKETGKPFQSDWALKVELKDGKIISYHFYEDSASYVLASKK; this comes from the coding sequence ATGAAACCTGTATTGTTGTTGGCAACATTGGTGTTAGGGAGTGTAGGGGTATTCGCTAAAACAAGTCGAATTTCCAGTGATAAAGTCTTGGGAACGTTTTTTAACGAGTTTGGGAAAGGAAATATGGCAGGAGTGATCGCTTGTTTTCATGAGAATGCTGTCATCACAGCGGTTCGGAATGGAAGTCGAAACGATGGTCAGTTATATGGATCATACGAAGGATTAAAAGGTGTGGAAGATTTTCTTTCCAATATGGGAAAAGAATTTGATACAAAACAATTCCAAGTAGAACACATTGTTGGAAAAGGGAATGTCGCATATGCTAGTGGATCATTCCTTCATATCATAAAAGAAACCGGTAAACCATTTCAAAGTGATTGGGCACTAAAGGTTGAATTAAAAGATGGAAAAATTATTTCCTATCACTTTTATGAAGACAGTGCTTCCTATGTTTTGGCTTCTAAAAAATAA
- a CDS encoding LA_3751/LA_3752 family putative glycosyltransferase → MKTINELSIFGTITNWAYGYFSLLHFFLLTFTFVLMKSILRSNFVLLFLLLFLVFFQYIINIRTFFVSDPLIKMIQVMSLWENKWSTEGIIYPAISIDPDFLLSPFNDGFIFKNNDRLIGNYPIAFTFLYSLIGFIPFTFLPYFNVLFLFLFILLLYKNNIQVKSIVIIVLGSVIFPLLLDFSENGFFLVLGSYGYVFLWKAFQKEKTSDWILGNLLLGLSLWFRLEGILFFASIHITILFLELKNKSFQIKNLFRIERYIVFTLLLILFLSWNQYSYSHPLGPRYLATYSNTGKSIFTQLPIFLSMIFTYPRENGFSVGFFLISPILLFSLLYSFKNKFKEVNISFHSMVTCIFFFIVGMTSPNDGITLTGRYFLLSLTPLAFILNEKLIELEQKKITYYILLFWNVLATIIVLAIFYFTSKELRKVQADVKKIESPLVVTTNEFISGAFGLKLIESKVVCIRNQNLVNYFFENSKTNSVREFSVLTVAKSTKYIENEHDIYQEILKVANQFDFQCENAEIIGKIMSNRCKLK, encoded by the coding sequence GTGAAAACAATCAATGAACTAAGCATCTTTGGGACAATTACCAATTGGGCTTATGGGTATTTTTCATTATTGCATTTTTTTTTATTAACATTTACATTCGTTTTAATGAAAAGTATCCTCCGCTCAAATTTTGTGCTTCTTTTTTTACTTCTATTTTTAGTTTTCTTTCAATACATCATCAACATTCGTACTTTTTTTGTATCAGATCCATTAATCAAAATGATCCAAGTCATGTCATTATGGGAAAATAAATGGTCGACTGAGGGGATTATTTATCCAGCAATTTCAATTGATCCAGATTTCCTATTAAGTCCGTTTAACGATGGATTCATATTTAAGAATAATGATCGATTGATTGGGAATTATCCAATTGCATTTACTTTTTTGTATTCTTTAATTGGTTTTATTCCATTTACATTCCTGCCCTACTTCAATGTGCTATTTTTGTTTTTATTTATCCTCTTACTTTATAAAAACAACATTCAAGTTAAATCTATTGTTATCATTGTACTAGGTTCAGTCATTTTCCCACTTCTGTTAGATTTTTCTGAAAATGGATTCTTTTTAGTTCTAGGAAGTTATGGATATGTATTTTTATGGAAAGCCTTTCAAAAAGAAAAAACGAGTGATTGGATATTAGGAAATTTATTGCTCGGATTGTCGTTATGGTTCCGATTAGAAGGAATTTTATTTTTTGCATCGATCCATATTACTATCCTATTTCTTGAACTCAAAAACAAAAGTTTTCAGATAAAAAACTTATTTAGAATAGAAAGATATATTGTTTTCACATTGTTATTAATTTTATTTTTGTCATGGAATCAATACAGTTACTCTCATCCTTTAGGCCCACGTTATCTAGCAACTTACTCTAATACTGGAAAGTCTATTTTCACACAACTTCCAATCTTTTTATCAATGATTTTCACTTACCCAAGGGAAAATGGATTTTCGGTAGGCTTTTTTTTGATTAGCCCCATACTTCTATTTTCTTTGCTGTATTCATTCAAAAATAAATTCAAAGAAGTTAATATTTCTTTTCATTCCATGGTTACTTGCATCTTTTTTTTCATTGTTGGAATGACTTCCCCGAATGATGGAATCACTTTAACGGGAAGATACTTTTTACTATCTCTCACTCCTCTCGCATTCATCTTAAACGAAAAGTTGATCGAACTGGAACAAAAAAAAATCACATATTATATCCTGTTATTTTGGAATGTTTTGGCAACTATCATTGTATTAGCAATATTTTATTTCACAAGCAAAGAACTGAGAAAAGTACAAGCTGATGTCAAAAAAATCGAATCTCCACTTGTTGTTACCACAAATGAATTTATATCTGGAGCGTTTGGTTTAAAACTGATTGAATCAAAAGTAGTCTGTATCCGAAATCAAAATTTAGTTAATTATTTTTTTGAAAATTCTAAAACAAATTCTGTTCGAGAATTTTCAGTTCTAACGGTAGCTAAATCTACAAAATACATTGAAAACGAACATGATATTTATCAGGAAATTTTAAAAGTAGCAAATCAGTTTGATTTTCAATGTGAAAATGCGGAGATCATTGGAAAAATCATGAGCAACCGATGCAAACTTAAATGA
- a CDS encoding DUF2141 domain-containing protein, with product MQLVKGLLGIFFFFPFFSLIAGDLEVEILNRKSNQSVILCALYETANGFLSDEKQASYKIVGVETNHQKTTCLFKGIPDKQYAVSVLEDLNRNGKMDTTFIGLPKEPWGVSRNPPMHAFGPPSFDEAVVNVKSKLLIQIKLNHKDSR from the coding sequence ATGCAGTTGGTCAAAGGATTATTGGGGATATTTTTCTTTTTCCCTTTTTTTTCGTTAATCGCAGGTGATTTGGAAGTGGAGATACTCAATCGTAAATCCAATCAATCAGTGATTTTGTGTGCACTGTATGAAACTGCAAATGGATTCCTTTCCGATGAAAAACAGGCAAGTTATAAGATTGTGGGAGTGGAAACAAACCATCAGAAAACAACCTGCCTCTTTAAAGGAATCCCTGATAAACAGTATGCAGTTTCTGTATTAGAGGATCTAAATCGAAATGGTAAGATGGATACAACCTTCATTGGTTTACCAAAAGAACCTTGGGGGGTATCTAGGAACCCACCTATGCATGCGTTTGGACCACCTTCTTTCGATGAGGCGGTCGTGAACGTAAAATCAAAACTTTTGATCCAAATCAAACTCAATCATAAGGATTCAAGATGA
- a CDS encoding SDR family NAD(P)-dependent oxidoreductase yields the protein MNPYLQYNHLALVTGASSGIGKDFAYGLVKNGFSLYLVARDLQKLN from the coding sequence ATGAATCCCTATTTACAATACAATCATTTAGCATTGGTTACAGGTGCAAGCAGTGGAATTGGAAAAGATTTTGCCTATGGATTGGTCAAAAATGGATTTTCTCTCTATCTAGTTGCAAGGGATTTGCAAAAGTTAAATTAG
- a CDS encoding SDR family NAD(P)-dependent oxidoreductase, which translates to MFSLSSCKGFAKVKLDQTYAATKAFIQSFAEGLYWEYKKSGVDVISVAPGPVQSGFGERAGMLMGNAQETRGIAKKVLKNLGKSITIRPGFLSKFLGYSLILLPRYLRTLLLKQIMGKMIFGDKK; encoded by the coding sequence ATTTTCTCTCTATCTAGTTGCAAGGGATTTGCAAAAGTTAAATTAGATCAGACATATGCTGCTACAAAAGCATTTATTCAAAGTTTTGCGGAAGGACTCTATTGGGAATATAAAAAGAGTGGGGTTGATGTAATATCAGTTGCTCCTGGACCTGTTCAATCAGGTTTTGGTGAACGCGCTGGAATGTTAATGGGAAACGCACAGGAAACTCGGGGGATTGCGAAAAAAGTATTAAAAAATCTTGGTAAATCTATAACGATAAGGCCTGGGTTTTTATCAAAATTTCTGGGTTATTCACTTATACTCTTACCTAGATATTTGCGAACCTTACTTTTAAAACAAATTATGGGTAAGATGATATTTGGAGACAAAAAATGA
- a CDS encoding DUF3291 domain-containing protein → MNQTNTMIMILFSWLIHCKIATPFQRNESVNKDLYENETEVVIAITEVEISGSYSLRSIFWNRVSSVRSKLNQNEGYLGGAIRREIFGNRAWTMTVWKNESALDQFVYSKEHERAMKEGGPAVKKSKFYRGFVKWKELPISWERAEKLIDEEGRTE, encoded by the coding sequence ATGAATCAAACAAATACAATGATAATGATTTTGTTTAGTTGGTTAATTCATTGTAAGATTGCAACTCCATTCCAAAGGAATGAGTCAGTAAATAAAGATTTATATGAGAATGAAACCGAAGTTGTAATCGCAATCACGGAAGTTGAAATATCAGGATCGTATTCTCTTCGTTCAATTTTTTGGAATCGTGTATCATCAGTTCGATCAAAATTGAATCAAAATGAAGGGTATTTGGGTGGGGCAATCCGTAGAGAAATATTTGGAAATAGAGCTTGGACGATGACAGTTTGGAAAAATGAAAGTGCATTGGATCAATTTGTTTATTCCAAAGAACATGAAAGAGCAATGAAAGAAGGTGGGCCGGCTGTAAAAAAAAGTAAATTTTATAGAGGGTTTGTGAAATGGAAAGAACTTCCCATTTCATGGGAGAGAGCAGAAAAGTTAATTGATGAAGAAGGTAGAACCGAGTGA
- a CDS encoding ATP-binding protein, translated as MSVLIEDTGCGIKEEIKDRIFEPFFTTRELGEASGLGLDIVKRVIFKHNGQVIVDSIPGKTTFKVSLPI; from the coding sequence ATCAGTGTACTGATTGAAGATACAGGTTGTGGGATCAAAGAAGAAATAAAAGATAGGATATTCGAACCATTTTTCACCACAAGAGAGTTAGGTGAGGCTAGCGGATTAGGACTCGACATTGTAAAACGAGTGATCTTCAAACACAATGGGCAAGTTATTGTTGATTCCATACCTGGCAAAACAACTTTTAAAGTTTCTCTTCCAATATAA
- the rpsB gene encoding 30S ribosomal protein S2 — translation MSVISMKSLLEAGVHFGHQTRRWNPKMSPYVYTARNGIHIIDLQKTVQKTKEAYDALKKLTGQGKKVLFVGTKKQARGAIERAAQACSMYYVSNRWLGGLLTNWNTVKKSIARLKRLEQMEENNSFEQEARTKKEALSLKRELEKLRQTLGGIKDMAVVPEILFVIDPKKEEIAVKEAKKLGLKVFAVIDTNCDPEPIDYPIPGNDDAIRAISLFLDTMANAVLEGTGGEVIQTNFAEDMDAEQLALEYQGEYDESGKFIMDDELPPVAKDIPVDADAAKKAEVKVEATEGKE, via the coding sequence ATGTCAGTAATTTCCATGAAAAGTCTGCTAGAAGCAGGCGTACACTTCGGTCACCAAACACGTCGTTGGAACCCAAAAATGAGTCCTTATGTTTATACGGCTCGTAACGGGATCCACATCATCGACCTCCAAAAGACAGTTCAAAAAACAAAAGAAGCTTATGATGCTTTAAAAAAGTTAACTGGCCAAGGAAAAAAAGTTCTCTTTGTAGGAACTAAAAAACAAGCTCGCGGTGCCATCGAAAGAGCAGCACAGGCGTGCAGTATGTACTATGTATCTAACCGTTGGTTAGGTGGACTTCTCACAAACTGGAACACAGTTAAGAAGTCAATTGCTCGTTTGAAACGACTTGAGCAAATGGAAGAGAACAACTCTTTCGAACAAGAAGCTCGTACAAAAAAAGAAGCATTATCACTCAAACGTGAGTTAGAAAAACTCCGCCAAACACTTGGTGGGATTAAGGATATGGCAGTTGTGCCTGAGATCCTTTTTGTGATCGATCCTAAAAAAGAAGAAATTGCTGTCAAAGAAGCGAAAAAACTTGGTTTAAAAGTGTTCGCTGTGATTGATACAAACTGTGATCCAGAGCCAATCGATTACCCAATTCCAGGTAATGATGATGCGATTCGTGCAATTTCTTTATTCCTTGATACTATGGCAAATGCAGTTCTTGAAGGAACTGGTGGCGAAGTCATCCAAACTAATTTTGCGGAAGATATGGACGCAGAACAACTTGCACTTGAATACCAAGGTGAGTACGATGAGTCCGGAAAATTCATTATGGACGATGAACTTCCTCCAGTCGCAAAAGACATCCCTGTGGATGCTGATGCAGCAAAAAAAGCAGAAGTAAAAGTTGAAGCTACAGAAGGTAAAGAGTAA
- the tsf gene encoding translation elongation factor Ts, whose product MAVSSEQIKDLRERTGAGMMDCKKALEEKGGDIEKAVTYLREKGLAKAAKRAGRETGEGKIIAYVHGTGKTGVLVELNCETDFVANNEAFEALGKEIALQITAMNPLYVNEESIPKSEIENEMNVQKALLEKEGKKADQIEKILPGKMKKFYEEICLIHQKSIRDNSKTINDLLQEAIAKFGENITVGRFSRFQVGGN is encoded by the coding sequence ATGGCAGTTAGCTCCGAACAAATCAAAGACCTCCGCGAACGTACAGGCGCGGGGATGATGGACTGCAAAAAAGCCCTCGAAGAAAAGGGTGGCGACATTGAAAAAGCAGTTACATATCTCAGAGAAAAAGGTTTAGCGAAAGCTGCAAAACGTGCAGGTCGCGAAACTGGTGAAGGAAAAATCATCGCTTATGTTCACGGAACAGGAAAAACAGGAGTTCTTGTTGAGCTCAACTGTGAAACTGATTTCGTTGCAAACAACGAAGCGTTTGAAGCTCTTGGAAAAGAGATCGCTCTTCAAATCACTGCGATGAATCCTTTGTATGTAAACGAAGAATCCATTCCTAAATCTGAAATTGAGAACGAAATGAACGTACAAAAAGCTCTTCTTGAAAAAGAAGGGAAAAAAGCGGATCAAATCGAAAAAATCCTTCCTGGTAAAATGAAAAAGTTCTACGAAGAGATTTGTCTCATCCACCAAAAATCAATTCGTGACAACTCCAAAACCATCAATGACCTTCTCCAAGAAGCCATTGCAAAATTTGGAGAGAACATTACTGTTGGTAGGTTCTCGAGGTTCCAAGTAGGTGGGAACTAG
- the pyrH gene encoding UMP kinase produces MGTSPRFKRILIKISGEALAGEGELGIDTNKTFSLAGQIKEVHDLGLEVAVVVGGGNMIRGETLAKSGMDRATADYMGMLGTIMNGLALQDACEKQGMFTRVLSAIEMKSVAEPYIRRRAVRHLEKNRVIIFAGGTGNPYFTTDTTASLRAVEVGCEVILKATKVDGVYTADPKKDPNAQRYLQVSFMESIKHRLKVMDSTALSLCMDNNMPIIVFDIFKAGNLRKLIDGEPIGTLISNTEEVILDGR; encoded by the coding sequence GTGGGAACTAGTCCGCGTTTTAAACGTATCCTCATTAAAATCTCCGGCGAGGCTCTCGCCGGTGAGGGTGAACTTGGTATTGATACCAATAAAACATTCTCACTTGCCGGACAAATCAAAGAAGTTCATGACTTAGGTCTAGAAGTGGCTGTGGTTGTTGGCGGTGGGAATATGATCCGTGGCGAAACCTTAGCAAAATCTGGAATGGACCGTGCCACTGCCGATTATATGGGTATGCTTGGTACCATTATGAATGGACTCGCCTTACAAGATGCATGCGAAAAACAAGGGATGTTTACCCGAGTTCTTTCCGCCATCGAAATGAAATCCGTTGCAGAACCTTATATTCGAAGACGTGCCGTTCGCCATTTAGAAAAAAATCGCGTGATTATTTTTGCTGGTGGAACTGGGAATCCTTATTTCACGACAGATACAACTGCATCGTTACGCGCTGTAGAAGTAGGTTGCGAAGTCATTCTTAAGGCAACCAAAGTGGATGGTGTTTACACTGCGGATCCAAAAAAAGATCCAAACGCACAAAGGTATTTACAAGTTTCTTTTATGGAGTCCATTAAACACAGGTTAAAGGTGATGGATTCAACAGCACTCAGTCTATGTATGGATAATAATATGCCGATCATAGTGTTTGATATTTTTAAAGCTGGTAATTTAAGAAAATTAATCGATGGGGAACCAATTGGTACATTGATTTCCAATACAGAGGAAGTGATTCTAGATGGTAGATGA
- the frr gene encoding ribosome recycling factor, with product MVDEIIKSMQSKMDKTVDALKKDFGTIRTGKANPMMVEDVRVDYYGTLTPLNQLGKIACPEPRVILITPFEKGMLKDIEKAIFAASLGLTPNNDGSSIRINIPELTGERRKELAKVVKQKAEEKKVAIRNIRRDANDELKKHQSEMSQDEVKGHQDKIQKITDSYIAKLGDLEKEKEKEITTL from the coding sequence ATGGTAGATGAAATTATAAAATCCATGCAGTCCAAAATGGACAAAACGGTTGATGCATTAAAAAAAGACTTTGGAACCATTCGTACGGGAAAAGCAAATCCGATGATGGTGGAAGATGTAAGAGTGGACTACTATGGAACCCTCACTCCCTTAAATCAACTTGGGAAAATTGCCTGTCCAGAGCCACGTGTGATTCTCATCACTCCTTTTGAAAAAGGAATGTTAAAAGACATTGAAAAAGCAATTTTTGCAGCAAGTCTTGGGCTCACACCAAATAACGACGGTTCAAGCATTCGGATCAATATCCCTGAACTAACAGGGGAAAGACGAAAAGAACTGGCAAAAGTGGTCAAACAAAAAGCGGAGGAAAAAAAAGTTGCGATTCGTAACATCCGCCGTGATGCCAATGATGAATTAAAAAAACACCAATCAGAAATGTCCCAAGATGAAGTCAAAGGCCATCAAGATAAAATCCAAAAAATTACGGATTCTTATATTGCAAAATTGGGAGATTTAGAAAAGGAAAAAGAAAAAGAGATCACTACTCTTTAA